The DNA window CAGTCACCTTCCACCGCACCCGCCGCAATGCGAGCCGCCTGACGAGCGAGCTGGAAGCGATTCCGGGCATTGGGAAAATTACAATGCGCAAGCTGCTGACGCAGTTTGGGTCGCCGGAGCAGGTGAAGGGGACTTCGCTCGAGGCGCTGTCGGCGGCGATTGGGCCTGCGGCGGCGCGGCGGGTGCTGGACTTCTATCAGTCGCAGCCGGGATAGAAGTGAGTTCCTTCTGTTAGTCTCGGGCTTATGTTTCCTGCGATTCTGGTGTTACTTCTTGTCGCCCAGAACCCTACGTCAAGCGAACTCATGACAAGGGCTGGGAAAGCCTTCGCTGCTGACGATTTTGTTGCGGCCGAGCGGGACTTACGCGCTGTGGTGCAGATGGAGCCCTCTAATTTTGATGCGCAGAGTTATCTGGGGCATGCGCTGTTTCGTCAGGAGAAGTATCAAGAGGCCATTGCACCTTACGAGAAGGCGCTTGCCCTGGAGGGCAAGACGAAGAAGCTGGTGATGCAGGAGCATCGGATTCTGATCGATCAACTGGTCATGTCTTATGGACTCACCGGGAATCTGGCCAAGGTGCATCGACTGCTCGACGAGGCAATCCAACGGGACCCTGAGTACCCTCTGAACTACTACAATCGCGCCTGTGCGTTTGCCGAAGCCGGGGAGAAGCAGAAAGCTTTGACGAACCTCGAACTCGCGTTTGCCCGGAAGAAGAACATTCTGAAGGGAGAGCAGATGCCAGAGCCACTGAAAGATTCTTCGTTTCAGCGCTACCTTCGGGATGCGGACTTCCTCGCCCTCATGAAGAAGCTGGGGCTGGGCTGATCAAGGCGACAATGAAGGGGAATGGATTGGTTCTTACATCTCTCATGAAACTCCTCTTCTGCCTTGTTAGCTTCAGTCTTCTCGCCAGCGCGCAAGATTATCTCCTCCTCTCCGATGTCCTGAAGGAGGTTTCGGACAAGCCCGAGTTCATCAATACTTTGGTGGACCGGTTTGGAGTGCTCGATGCGGAGCAGGTGACGAAGCTTCGAGGCTACATTCGAGACAAGCAATGGAAGATGGTGGACTCTTTTCCTGGCCTAACCGTGAAAGAGTTGGGCCGCAGCATTCGCCTGGCGGGGAAGCTTCTGCCGAAGCCGAAGCCGGAGCACTCCGAGACGATCGACTTTACCGTGCCGCCGCTGAAAGACCTCGGTTATGGCTTGGCCTTTGGCGATGAAGTGGACCCCAAGCTGGCGCCGCTGCACAAAGACAGCGTGGAGCTTGCCACGCGGCTGAATGAGCCGCATCCTGAAAAACTGCTGGCAGAGTTACAGCAGAGCGGCCATACCGTGGAGATTCGCGATGCCCGCTATTTTTCGAATTTTGGCGATCTGAAGTACAAGGGCAGGGATGTGCTGACGCCCTTCTGGC is part of the Bryobacter aggregatus MPL3 genome and encodes:
- a CDS encoding tetratricopeptide repeat protein — protein: MFPAILVLLLVAQNPTSSELMTRAGKAFAADDFVAAERDLRAVVQMEPSNFDAQSYLGHALFRQEKYQEAIAPYEKALALEGKTKKLVMQEHRILIDQLVMSYGLTGNLAKVHRLLDEAIQRDPEYPLNYYNRACAFAEAGEKQKALTNLELAFARKKNILKGEQMPEPLKDSSFQRYLRDADFLALMKKLGLG